A section of the Dehalobacter sp. DCM genome encodes:
- a CDS encoding transposase translates to MPRQARERSSTGIYHVVLKGIDDRDIFLDDQDRQKFLEQLWRAKDKDNFEILVYCLMDNHVHLLIKENEDVGKSIQRLASGYAIWHNEKYDRRGHLFYNRYCSEIVESESYLLSVARYIIQNPVKAGIVSHAGEYKWSSYQDYLTAFSNTNYAIASKLIMDYFLTPKDYTAYMNQRQDDRYLDYDFSSRFSDDEIRKIIREKYSIMDSTKLLTKEERNTQINEIYNDTQVSIRQLGRVLGIGKKIIEKAVRQTDAHRYEKKLHSIVGN, encoded by the coding sequence ATGCCGCGACAAGCCAGAGAAAGAAGCAGTACGGGAATATATCATGTCGTTCTAAAAGGTATCGATGACCGCGATATTTTTTTAGACGATCAAGATCGCCAAAAATTCCTTGAACAGCTTTGGCGGGCAAAGGATAAAGATAATTTTGAAATCCTTGTTTACTGCCTGATGGATAACCATGTCCATTTATTAATAAAAGAAAATGAAGATGTAGGGAAAAGTATCCAACGGTTGGCCTCAGGTTATGCTATTTGGCATAACGAAAAGTACGACAGAAGGGGTCACCTGTTTTATAACAGGTACTGCAGTGAAATTGTTGAATCGGAGAGTTATCTTTTAAGTGTCGCACGGTATATCATCCAAAATCCGGTTAAAGCTGGAATTGTTAGTCATGCAGGTGAATATAAATGGAGCAGTTATCAGGATTATTTAACGGCATTCAGTAACACGAATTATGCCATTGCTTCAAAATTGATTATGGATTACTTTCTAACGCCCAAAGATTATACGGCATATATGAACCAACGCCAAGATGATAGATATCTTGACTACGATTTCTCGTCGCGCTTTTCAGACGATGAAATCAGAAAAATAATTAGAGAAAAGTATTCGATCATGGATTCAACAAAGTTATTGACTAAAGAAGAAAGAAATACGCAAATAAATGAAATATATAATGACACGCAAGTAAGTATCCGCCAGTTAGGGAGAGTTTTGGGAATCGGTAAAAAAATCATCGAAAAGGCGGTTAGGCAAACAGACGCGCATCGGTATGAAAAAAAACTACATAGTATAGTCGGTAACTAG
- a CDS encoding TRAP transporter small permease: protein MKKLTGLVTNASAFLDKIAGLCIMFVMLLIVGNIIMRVVFNHPILGTYELVGFFTALGICFALGYCALQDSHIAVDYFVRRFPQRVQSTINMVINGVSIVFWAAVAWYLGKFAYAMKIKGLVSPSVEIPVYPFIYLVAAGMVGLCIVLLYKFLVSLLQVVGREQVSKEARKQVKQPISQQGSK from the coding sequence GTGAAGAAACTTACTGGCCTTGTAACAAACGCTAGTGCTTTCTTAGACAAAATAGCGGGACTATGTATTATGTTCGTTATGCTATTAATTGTCGGAAATATTATCATGCGGGTGGTTTTTAACCACCCGATATTAGGCACGTATGAACTGGTCGGCTTTTTTACAGCCTTAGGCATATGTTTCGCCTTAGGGTATTGTGCCTTGCAGGATAGTCATATTGCTGTCGATTATTTTGTCAGGCGCTTTCCGCAACGTGTCCAATCCACTATCAATATGGTTATAAATGGCGTTTCTATTGTATTTTGGGCTGCTGTCGCCTGGTATCTTGGAAAATTTGCGTACGCTATGAAGATAAAAGGACTAGTTTCACCATCTGTTGAAATTCCCGTCTATCCTTTCATCTATTTAGTCGCAGCCGGCATGGTTGGACTATGTATCGTATTGTTGTATAAGTTTTTAGTATCTTTGCTCCAGGTTGTTGGCAGAGAACAGGTCAGTAAAGAAGCGCGTAAGCAAGTAAAACAGCCAATCAGTCAGCAGGGGAGCAAGTAA
- the grpE gene encoding nucleotide exchange factor GrpE: protein MGKEKKEAVSTQKENNVNEMDQPCTECPAEDPADHLQHLREEIEEQKAKAEDYYSQLQRLMAEFDNFRKRTQKEKEETAKYASERLILALLPVLDNFERAIVSSRKNSDFEALSQGVEMIERMFLKVLEDEGLKAIPSVGKEFDPYLHEALLREDSDQPENMILEELQRGYYLKEKVIRPSRVKVSG from the coding sequence GTGGGTAAAGAAAAAAAAGAGGCTGTTAGCACACAAAAAGAGAATAACGTCAACGAAATGGATCAACCATGTACCGAATGCCCGGCGGAGGATCCGGCGGATCATCTGCAGCATCTGCGGGAAGAAATAGAGGAGCAGAAGGCCAAAGCGGAGGATTATTATTCCCAGCTGCAGAGACTGATGGCGGAATTTGACAATTTCCGCAAACGGACGCAGAAGGAAAAGGAAGAAACAGCCAAGTATGCGTCGGAACGCTTGATTTTAGCGTTACTTCCGGTACTGGATAATTTTGAGCGAGCGATTGTCTCGAGCAGAAAAAACAGTGATTTTGAAGCCCTGTCCCAGGGTGTGGAAATGATTGAAAGGATGTTCCTGAAAGTTCTGGAGGATGAAGGACTGAAAGCCATCCCGTCCGTAGGCAAGGAATTTGATCCTTACCTTCATGAAGCACTGCTTCGGGAAGATTCGGACCAGCCTGAAAACATGATTCTCGAAGAGCTCCAAAGGGGATATTACCTCAAGGAGAAGGTCATCCGGCCCAGCAGAGTGAAGGTATCCGGTTAA
- the hemW gene encoding radical SAM family heme chaperone HemW, which yields MRTSLYVHVPFCINKCDYCAFFSVPLNKMELQGANSGSGIISSYLDGLEREIALCENEAPAQGVSSLFIGGGTPTALAIHDLERLLNLLHTGYRFSSSCSQENGYAPDKDTEKTIESNPGTIDPEKLSVLRGYDINRISVGVQSFDDHILKTIGRIHSVKDIYNSVELIRKAGFDNLNMDLMFGLPGQRMRNWQDSLKQAVALNPEHLSLYALTVEEGTPLDHDYTSGKITIPDDDSDADMYQWAVGYLQSNGYIHYEVSNFAKPGFECRHNLTYWRSEDYTGLGPGAVSCVNDVRSKNMEDITDYRKHLSAGNRPWDDSATEILTKDQRISEYMMLGLRTTAGIDLRGFADKFGAEVNDVYGQKLQDYLNKKILLINDGRLMIDPAYFFVLNGILVDFIR from the coding sequence ATGAGAACTTCTCTATATGTTCATGTCCCATTCTGTATAAATAAATGTGATTACTGCGCTTTTTTTTCGGTGCCTCTTAATAAAATGGAATTGCAAGGAGCAAACAGCGGATCGGGAATCATCTCTTCCTACCTGGATGGACTGGAACGGGAAATTGCTTTATGCGAAAATGAAGCCCCTGCGCAAGGGGTTTCTTCTCTTTTTATCGGGGGAGGAACACCAACTGCGCTGGCTATACACGATCTGGAACGCCTCCTTAACCTTCTGCACACGGGTTATCGTTTTTCGAGTTCGTGCTCGCAAGAAAATGGCTATGCCCCAGACAAAGACACTGAAAAGACCATAGAGAGTAATCCCGGTACCATTGATCCGGAGAAGCTCTCTGTATTGCGCGGTTATGACATCAACCGCATTTCTGTCGGGGTGCAAAGTTTTGATGATCACATCCTTAAAACCATTGGTAGGATACACTCTGTTAAGGATATATATAACAGTGTTGAACTGATCCGAAAAGCGGGATTTGATAATTTGAACATGGATCTGATGTTTGGCCTTCCCGGCCAGCGGATGCGTAACTGGCAGGATAGCCTAAAGCAGGCTGTCGCCCTTAATCCAGAGCATCTTTCGCTCTACGCGCTCACCGTCGAGGAAGGGACCCCTTTGGATCATGATTATACATCCGGCAAAATTACCATTCCGGACGACGATAGTGACGCTGATATGTATCAATGGGCGGTCGGCTATCTTCAGAGCAACGGGTATATCCATTATGAAGTCTCAAATTTTGCAAAGCCGGGTTTTGAGTGTCGCCACAATTTGACGTATTGGCGAAGCGAGGATTATACTGGACTCGGCCCCGGGGCTGTATCGTGTGTCAATGATGTCCGCAGTAAGAATATGGAGGACATTACTGACTATAGAAAACATCTCTCTGCTGGAAATCGTCCGTGGGATGATTCAGCGACGGAAATTCTGACCAAAGATCAGCGTATTTCAGAATATATGATGCTGGGCCTGCGAACAACAGCGGGCATTGATCTCCGCGGATTTGCTGATAAGTTTGGGGCGGAAGTTAACGACGTATATGGTCAAAAACTTCAAGACTATCTGAATAAGAAAATTCTATTAATAAACGACGGCAGATTAATGATCGACCCGGCTTATTTCTTTGTGCTGAATGGCATTCTGGTAGATTTTATTCGCTAA
- the lepA gene encoding translation elongation factor 4, translated as MATASSRIRNFSIIAHIDHGKSTLADRLIEYTGTLSTRELKEQVLDSMDLERERGITIKLQAVRLRYKAKDGEVYELNLIDTPGHVDFSYEVSRSLAACEGALLVVDAAQGIEAQTLANVYLALENDLEIIPVINKIDLPSAEPERVKQEIEDVIGLDASDAILASAKSGIGVEEILEAIVNRIPPPQGDDEKPMKALIFDSKFDSYKGAIPYIRLFDGIVSKGTNIKMMSTGKTFEITEVGVFTPGMTIVDELRAGQVGYIAGSIKNVGDTRVGDTVTDNDHPAAEPLPGYRKAVSMVFCGLYPVETSDYDRLKDALEKLQLNDASLMYENETSAALGFGFRCGFLGLLHMEIIQERLEREFGLSIITTAPSVVYKVNTTAQEQIMIDNPALLPPEGKIVSIEEPMVKATIMVPSEYVGTIMELNQEKRGTFLNMDYITASRVSLYYELPLSEIVYDYFDQLKSRTKGYASLDYELIDYKEANLVKLDIMLNGEIVDALSFIVHRDKAYTRGRKLVEKLRGLIPRQMFEIPVQAVIGAKVIARENIRAMRKDVLAKCYGGDISRKRKLLEKQKEGKKRMKQVGNVEIPQDAFMAVLKMDD; from the coding sequence ATGGCAACAGCTTCATCCAGAATACGCAATTTTTCTATAATCGCGCATATCGACCACGGCAAGTCGACCTTGGCTGATCGTTTAATTGAATATACCGGGACCTTGTCGACCCGGGAGCTGAAAGAACAGGTTCTGGATTCGATGGATCTGGAACGCGAACGCGGAATTACCATCAAACTGCAGGCCGTCCGCTTGCGTTACAAAGCTAAAGATGGTGAGGTCTATGAACTCAATCTGATTGATACTCCCGGGCATGTTGACTTTTCCTATGAGGTATCCCGCAGCTTGGCAGCGTGTGAAGGCGCTCTGCTTGTGGTGGATGCTGCCCAAGGAATCGAAGCACAAACCTTGGCCAATGTGTACCTGGCTTTAGAAAATGACTTGGAAATCATTCCGGTCATCAATAAAATCGATCTGCCCAGTGCTGAGCCCGAGAGAGTGAAGCAGGAAATCGAGGATGTTATTGGGTTAGACGCCAGCGACGCCATTCTGGCATCGGCAAAAAGCGGCATCGGCGTGGAAGAGATCCTGGAGGCAATTGTCAACCGGATCCCACCGCCCCAGGGGGATGACGAGAAGCCCATGAAGGCGCTTATTTTTGATTCGAAATTTGATTCCTATAAAGGGGCTATTCCGTATATCCGTTTGTTTGACGGCATTGTAAGCAAAGGGACTAATATTAAAATGATGTCCACCGGCAAAACGTTTGAGATCACCGAAGTCGGTGTATTTACACCGGGAATGACTATCGTCGATGAACTCCGGGCCGGCCAGGTCGGTTATATTGCCGGCAGCATTAAAAACGTTGGAGATACCCGTGTTGGCGATACCGTCACAGATAATGACCACCCCGCAGCCGAACCGCTTCCGGGGTACCGTAAAGCGGTATCCATGGTATTCTGTGGTCTCTATCCGGTGGAAACCTCGGATTATGACCGGCTTAAAGATGCGTTGGAAAAGCTTCAGCTCAACGACGCGAGCCTGATGTATGAAAATGAAACATCCGCCGCGCTGGGCTTTGGTTTCCGTTGCGGCTTCCTGGGTTTGCTCCATATGGAAATCATCCAGGAGAGGCTGGAAAGGGAATTTGGCTTAAGTATTATTACGACTGCACCCAGTGTTGTCTATAAGGTGAATACAACAGCTCAGGAACAGATCATGATTGACAATCCCGCATTGCTTCCGCCGGAGGGGAAAATTGTATCCATCGAGGAACCGATGGTCAAGGCGACGATTATGGTCCCTTCGGAATATGTTGGTACGATCATGGAGCTTAATCAGGAAAAAAGGGGTACATTCCTCAATATGGACTATATCACGGCTTCCAGAGTCAGCCTTTATTATGAACTGCCCTTGAGCGAGATTGTTTACGACTATTTTGATCAGCTTAAATCCCGGACGAAAGGGTATGCTTCGTTAGACTACGAACTGATTGACTATAAGGAAGCAAACCTTGTTAAGCTGGATATTATGTTGAACGGAGAAATCGTCGATGCTCTCTCCTTCATCGTGCATCGGGATAAAGCCTACACCCGCGGCCGCAAACTGGTGGAAAAACTGCGGGGACTAATCCCGAGGCAAATGTTTGAAATTCCTGTCCAGGCTGTGATTGGCGCTAAAGTCATTGCCAGAGAAAACATTCGTGCTATGCGCAAAGATGTTCTGGCAAAATGCTATGGCGGAGATATTTCCCGTAAACGAAAACTTCTGGAAAAGCAAAAAGAAGGCAAAAAACGGATGAAACAGGTTGGCAATGTGGAGATTCCTCAGGATGCGTTTATGGCCGTTCTTAAGATGGATGATTAA
- the hrcA gene encoding heat-inducible transcriptional repressor HrcA — translation MEMDERKHKILKAIVQDYIATAEPVGSRTISKKFELGVSPATIRNEMADLEEMGLIEQPHTSAGRVPSDSGYRYYVDYLMDPLILNKEEQKSINQEMTSRLSEVQEVITYTGKLISQITNLTSIVLGPKSRSSVLKNMYFLPYEQGKAIMVTVKENGTVENNIVDIGTDTTPEELQLLANIFNQKMSGTRVQDMKKGLIEEIYGELSRKRRIIDGMMGILERMFDDNEGAGEERIYLGGTLNMLDQPEFRDIDKVRNLFAVFNENNKLKELIKPDHQGVNVMIGAENADQVFKNCSVISATYQINGKQIGSVGVLGPTRMDYGKAITIVDYMTKSLTELLTERHRKPRR, via the coding sequence ATGGAAATGGATGAACGCAAACACAAAATATTAAAAGCGATCGTGCAAGACTATATTGCCACCGCGGAACCGGTTGGTTCCAGAACCATTTCCAAAAAGTTTGAATTAGGGGTTTCCCCGGCAACAATTCGCAATGAAATGGCCGATCTGGAAGAGATGGGGCTAATCGAGCAGCCACACACCTCTGCGGGAAGGGTGCCATCCGACTCCGGGTATCGCTATTACGTCGATTACCTAATGGATCCGCTCATCCTCAATAAGGAAGAGCAAAAATCGATTAATCAGGAAATGACAAGCCGTCTGAGTGAAGTTCAGGAAGTGATCACCTATACAGGGAAACTGATTTCTCAGATTACCAATTTAACCAGCATCGTGCTTGGCCCGAAAAGCAGGAGCAGTGTTCTGAAGAACATGTATTTTCTACCTTACGAGCAGGGCAAGGCCATTATGGTTACCGTCAAAGAAAATGGAACAGTGGAAAACAATATTGTGGATATCGGGACGGATACTACGCCCGAGGAACTACAACTTTTGGCCAACATCTTTAACCAGAAGATGAGCGGGACGCGTGTTCAGGACATGAAAAAGGGCCTTATCGAAGAAATTTACGGTGAATTGTCACGTAAACGCCGAATCATCGATGGTATGATGGGAATTCTGGAAAGGATGTTTGACGATAATGAGGGTGCGGGTGAAGAACGCATTTATCTCGGTGGAACTTTGAATATGCTTGATCAGCCCGAATTCAGGGATATCGATAAAGTAAGAAACCTATTTGCCGTATTTAATGAGAATAATAAATTGAAGGAACTGATTAAGCCGGATCATCAAGGTGTTAATGTGATGATTGGAGCTGAAAACGCTGATCAGGTTTTCAAAAATTGCAGCGTCATTTCCGCAACGTACCAGATTAATGGGAAACAGATTGGTTCCGTCGGGGTTCTTGGGCCAACGCGTATGGATTACGGCAAAGCGATTACTATCGTCGATTATATGACGAAAAGTTTGACGGAGCTTCTGACTGAAAGACACCGAAAGCCCCGGAGATAA
- a CDS encoding TRAP transporter large permease, whose amino-acid sequence MNEFLIGLIGIGAFFGLLILRMPIAFAMALVGFVGFGALTSVPAAFGMAAKEIYNTFTSYSLSVIAMFVWMGFLAYYSGIGTSLYIFAYRLMGHLPGGLAIATQAACAIFGAICGSNTATAATMAAIAMPEMDKYHYDRSLSTASIAAGGVLGVMIPPSVIFILYGTSTEQSVGALFMAGILPGILLMFLYMGVIYVITKRNPGLGPAGPKSGWKERIGALKGGLAEALAIFLLSVGGLFAGWFTPTEAGAVGAGGVLLISLLERRISWENFKKSLMDTTRTTAMIMLVIAGAIIFGRFMAISRVPFELANWVGGMAMPPFIVMGMILIIYLILGCFIDALALVMLTIPIFFPVVVGTLGYDPIWFGVVVVLVVAMGVITPPVGMNVYVIKGIVTDVPLETIFKGIWPFLFAIAVCLIILLAFPSIATFLPQLLM is encoded by the coding sequence ATGAATGAATTTCTAATTGGATTAATCGGAATAGGCGCCTTCTTTGGATTGTTGATTCTGCGCATGCCCATTGCCTTCGCGATGGCCCTTGTCGGTTTTGTCGGCTTCGGTGCGCTGACTTCGGTACCGGCTGCATTTGGGATGGCAGCAAAGGAGATATATAATACCTTTACGTCTTATTCATTAAGTGTAATCGCTATGTTCGTCTGGATGGGATTTCTAGCCTATTATTCGGGGATCGGCACCAGTCTTTATATTTTTGCCTACAGGCTGATGGGGCATCTGCCTGGTGGTCTGGCAATAGCAACCCAAGCAGCCTGCGCCATTTTTGGGGCGATTTGCGGTTCCAATACGGCGACCGCCGCCACAATGGCCGCCATCGCCATGCCGGAGATGGATAAGTATCATTATGACCGATCGCTGTCTACGGCCAGTATAGCCGCCGGGGGCGTTTTGGGAGTCATGATTCCGCCGAGTGTTATCTTTATCCTATATGGTACGTCAACCGAACAGTCTGTCGGCGCGTTGTTTATGGCAGGGATACTACCGGGTATTTTGCTGATGTTTCTTTATATGGGCGTAATTTATGTCATTACGAAGCGTAATCCCGGATTAGGGCCGGCGGGTCCTAAATCGGGTTGGAAAGAAAGAATAGGGGCGCTTAAAGGCGGATTGGCAGAAGCTCTGGCTATTTTTCTCCTTTCTGTCGGCGGCCTTTTTGCGGGATGGTTCACACCGACGGAGGCCGGTGCGGTTGGTGCAGGCGGGGTACTTCTCATCAGCTTGTTAGAAAGAAGGATCAGCTGGGAAAACTTTAAGAAATCGCTGATGGATACGACACGGACAACCGCGATGATTATGCTGGTTATCGCCGGAGCAATCATCTTTGGACGCTTTATGGCAATTAGCAGGGTGCCATTTGAGCTGGCCAATTGGGTTGGCGGTATGGCAATGCCACCCTTTATTGTTATGGGTATGATCCTTATTATCTATTTGATACTCGGCTGCTTTATTGATGCCCTGGCCTTGGTCATGCTGACAATACCGATCTTTTTTCCGGTGGTGGTTGGGACTTTGGGATACGATCCTATCTGGTTCGGTGTTGTAGTCGTTTTGGTCGTCGCTATGGGGGTGATAACCCCTCCGGTTGGTATGAATGTGTATGTTATTAAAGGGATCGTTACCGACGTACCGTTGGAAACCATCTTTAAAGGAATATGGCCGTTTCTATTTGCCATTGCCGTGTGCTTAATCATACTGCTAGCTTTTCCAAGTATCGCCACTTTTCTGCCACAGCTGCTCATGTAA